Part of the bacterium genome, GGGGCCCGAACTCCACGGCGTGGTCTCGGAAGCCTCTGTAGTTTTGCAGTCGCAGCTCCTGCAGCATCTCAAGAACCCCCAATGGCGATAGTCCCTGAGTCTACATGCCGGCAGCGGCAGGGTCAACCAGCAGTATCGAGAGGAAGGGCCCTCGGCAGGTCCCCCTCCCACCCCCCAACGAACCCTCGCCGCATGACCACCGACCCCTCCTGGTTCCGCGAAGCGCGCTATGGGATGTTCATCCACTTCGGCCTGTACTCTGTCATCGGGCGGCATGAGTGGGCCATGTGCCATGACCGCATTCCGCCCGATGAGTATCGCCGCCTGACCGCCGGCTCGTTGCTCTTCCCCAGATCGACCGACGAGTCCCAGGGCGGCGCGCCGCTCGGGCCCGACCTGGTCGGCGATGCCGTGCCAGGGCCGCACCCAACCGCAAAACGCCGTGAGATCTCCTACCACACTGACAGGAGATGACACACCAGCGACGAACTACCATCATGAGAGCTGTAGCTATCCGCCTTCCTGGGAGGTAGCTCGCCATGCGACGAGGCTTCACGCTCATCGAGTTGCTGGTGGTGATCGCCATTATCGCCATCCTGGCCGCGATTCTGTTCCCGGTCTTCGCACGGGCGAGGGAGAAGGCCAGACAGGTTAGCTGCCTGAGCAACGTTCGGCAGTTGGGCACGGCAGCCTCTTCGTACATACAGGACTACGATGGCACCTACCCCGGGTTCTACCACGCAGTCACGGTGGACCGCTATCAGAGCGCCGTCCAGGTTCTGAACCCCTACATCAAGAATCAGCAGATATGGCGGTGTCCCTCATCCAGAGTCACAGGCAATACCGGGGGCGTGAGCTGTACCTACTTCGCCAACGCCGTGGTCTTCGTGAGGTGGGTTGACGACACCACGCTGAACGACCCCGTGGCGGCAGTCCTCATGTGGGAAGGTGACGAGGCGAACGGGTACTCCTATACTCGGCCGCGCTACGTCGGCGGCGGCTATGGTGATTTTGTGAACCACGGCCACTGGGGCGCGCCTCATAGCGGCGGCGGCAACTGTGTCTATGCCGACGGCCACGCCAAGTGGCGCAAGGAGCAGGGGCACAC contains:
- a CDS encoding DUF1559 domain-containing protein; this translates as MRRGFTLIELLVVIAIIAILAAILFPVFARAREKARQVSCLSNVRQLGTAASSYIQDYDGTYPGFYHAVTVDRYQSAVQVLNPYIKNQQIWRCPSSRVTGNTGGVSCTYFANAVVFVRWVDDTTLNDPVAAVLMWEGDEANGYSYTRPRYVGGGYGDFVNHGHWGAPHSGGGNCVYADGHAKWRKEQGHTAGIFCLTPDDRSESSLHFPRY
- a CDS encoding alpha-L-fucosidase, whose amino-acid sequence is MTTDPSWFREARYGMFIHFGLYSVIGRHEWAMCHDRIPPDEYRRLTAGSLLFPRSTDESQGGAPLGPDLVGDAVPGPHPTAKRREISYHTDRR